Proteins co-encoded in one Amia ocellicauda isolate fAmiCal2 chromosome 11, fAmiCal2.hap1, whole genome shotgun sequence genomic window:
- the cap1 gene encoding adenylyl cyclase-associated protein 1 — MAELASLVQRLEVAVGRLEAATGSGGAAQAGGGAGGVYVEAFDTLLSGALAQYYSLSQHIGGDVKKHSEMLKQAFSAQRQLLVTASCSQKPSDAVLSGLLQPVSALIQQVQAFREQNRSSPLFNHLSAVSESVPALGWVAMAPKPGPYVKEMQDAAMFYTNRVLKDYKEKDKQHVEWVKAYLSIWTELQAYIKQYHTTGLSWSKAGPVASASVAPPPAPGGAPPPPPPGPPPPSDVCQSSSTGGGSELSHSALFAEINKGSDITRGLKHVSDDQKTHKNPALKAQSGAVRTGPKPFSAPTPRTAVAAPTKSTQPPLLELEGKKWRVEYQEGAQGLIISETELKQVVYAFKCNNSTLQVKGKINSIIIDNCRKLGLVFDDVVGIVEIINCRDVKIQVMGKVPTISINKTDGCHVYLSPASLQCEIISAKSSEMNILVPGEGGDYTELPVPEQFKTVWDGKKLVTTATEIAG; from the exons aTGGCTGAGCTGGCGAGTCTGGTGCAGAGGTTAGAGGTCGCCGTGGGGCGCCTCGAAGCCGCAACGGGGTCTGGGGGGGCTGCCCAAGCAGGTGGCGGAGCTGGCGGAG TGTATGTGGAGGCATTTGACACCCTGCTGTCTGGTGCACTGGCCCAGTACTACTCCCTAAGCCAACACATTGGGGGCGATGTCAAGAAGCAT tcTGAGATGTTGAAGCAGGCTTTCTCTGCTCAGAGGCAGCTGCTGGTCACTGCCTCCTGCTCCCAGAAACCCTCTGAT GCAGTGCTGTCTGGGCTGCTGCAGCCGGTGTCGGCGCTGATCCAGCAGGTCCAGGCGTTCCGGGAGCAGAACCGCAGCAGCCCTCTGTTCAACCACCTGTCGGCAGTCAGCGAGAGTGTGCCGGCGCTGGGCTGGGTCGCCATG gctccTAAGCCAGGCCCCTATGTGAAGGAGATGCAGGATGCTGCCATGTTCTACACCAACCGTGTCCTCAAGGACTACAAGGAgaa GGACAAGCAGCACGTGGAGTGGGTGAAGGCATACCTGTCCATCTGGACTGAGCTGCAGGCCTACATCAAACAGTACCACACCACCGGGCTGAGCTGGAGCAAGGCT GGTCCTGTGGCTTCAGCCTCTGTGGCCCCACCTCCAGCACCTGGTGGAGctccaccccctcctcccccaggCCCACCCCCACCTTCTGATGTCTGCCAATCCTCCAGCACCGGGGGTGGATCAGAATTATCTCACTCCGCCCTGTTCGCCGAGATCAACAAGGGATCTGACATCACCAGGG GACTGAAGCATGTCTCTGATGATCAGAAGACCCATAAGAACCCGGCTCTGAAGGCCCAGTCCGGCGCTGTCCGCACTGGCCCCAAGCCCTTCTCTGCCCCCACACCACGCACTGCTGTTGCTGCCCCTACCAAAAGCACACAGCCCCCTCTGCTGGAGCTGGAGGGCAAGAAGTGGAGAGTG GAGTACCAGGAGGGTGCGCAGGGGCTGATTATCAGTGAGACAGAGCTGAAGCAGGTGGTCTACGCCTTCAAGTGCAACAACAGCACCCTGCAGGTCAAGGGCAAGATCAACTCCATCATCATTG ATAACTGCAGGAAGTTGGGCCTGGTGTTTGATGATGTCGTTGGTATCGTGGAGATTATCAACTGCAGGGATGTCAAGATCCAG gtGATGGGGAAGGTTCCCACCATCTCCATCAATAAGACAGACGGTTGCCATGTGTATCTGAGCCCCGCCTCCCTGCAGTGTGAGATCATCAGCGCTAAGAGCTCGGAGATGAACATCCTGGTGCCGGGAGAGGGCGGGGACTAT ACTGAGCTCCCAGTACCAGAGCAGTTTAAGACTGTCTGGGATGGCAAGAAGCTGGTCACCACGGCAACAGAGATCGCAGGATAG